In Zingiber officinale cultivar Zhangliang chromosome 1A, Zo_v1.1, whole genome shotgun sequence, the DNA window aaccaagtgaacccaacagggtcgtgctgaaaggataggaaatcaaatatatttatatttgatttgggagaaataactatttgatataaatagaaaacttaagtgggattggtttatttcttttgggttcggcattttctctcctcatcgaagcctttctctccctctcccgtttctttctctcggcgcagcaaacaaagcaaaggagacctagggttccttccctaggatcgtgtgttcactttccggcgacaacaccagcacgaagtcggttcttctccgcgagaggaacgcgaggacgtaagtggttcgtcgaacggagcagtttttttttccggaaaacctagcggatagaatcgtaagaaaaccttacgattgaggtaagaaacccctcacctgcagtataattgctctcgcctGTTAGTTTTGgtattagttcagtagttctacagttttcagttttaggggtgcttttagtgcacaccaagcattcggcagaatgcccagttcagtaggatgcaccagtaggcgtcccaacagcatgaaaaatatattagaaatattttattcagcttattatcaattattacagctatatggatcagatatccattgggtgggctcccacagtagcccctaggttcagataacctagctctaggttcagataacctagaacagcaaagtaaaataaaacagtattcagtattttacttttattcagatggcactgtacttggattagatatccatgggctggactcccacagtcgtccctaggttcagataacctagtaaccctgctggattcggaacttgcaatcccgggtctcatagggatgcgcgcacagtaagtacagttgtcagggccccagcagcatgtttagtattttcatctattattatatatagtttttccaAAATatataatcagtgatggaaacactaacttagtttcagtttcagttaagtttcatgatttgagttcatgaccagttagatgtatatgcatgaccagttcagtattcctgcttagtttcagatacagtatgctatgctcagcttgtttggatgccatgatcagttcagtacatgtttgtatgccatgccatgttgccatgctcaattcagttttcaaacagcatgttttaaaaacataatcgcatcgttgcatgtttttgtgaggtagatggtttcttactaagcttcttagcttactgatgctacttttcttatattgcagataccggtaaaagaaaagtggactagcggaggctggagggcgatgctacaatgatgtgtgtgtgcaaggggtctggaataaagatccttgggatctacacgcttttatttcagttttagtacttaacgtgtttagttttatgacttagtcttgttactaggtgttatagcttagtaaactatgccttgtttagtttatcatgtttagaatgttagtatttacatgctagagtgtttttcatgtatctagagcttgtgtatgtgatttttggcacgaatcagtgctggaaatcagaaattctgattcgTTTGAGACTATCGAACTggatcggtcatcgaccgatccaatgccattccttttctggatcggtcggtgaccgatccagatgaATCTGATAGCCTCAGTATCTCCGATCGATTAGCCGACCGACCCATCGAGCGAAGGCATCCCGGCATCTCCAAGTGCACGGATCGGTGCACCGATCCGGAACCTGATCGGTCTTGCCGATCGATCCGacctctctggatcggtccgaaCCGATCCAGGTGAATcgcggcaagtttgatcgatccgtggatcgaacagcagttagctgggaagttagctttgagttctagctcagatgggaggtcaagtatcctccttagcacatataccccaaccggaaaggtcttgaacccttccttataacagcatgggtgtaccagttgtcagtttaatagagtcagttagtgaaattttattttacccagtttccgcatagtacagcacagtagcttcagtagttaatgtagcgtttttagctcacagcttagtacccaggagttgggtcgttacagagtggtatcatcaagtatcctccttagcacatataccccaaccggaaaggtcttgaacccttccttataacagcatgggtgtaccagttgtcagtttaatagagtcagttagtgaaattttattttacccagtttccgcatactacagcacagtagcttcagtagttaatgtagcgttttcagctcacagcttagtacccaagagttgggtcgttacacctatTCTAAATCCTTCTTATATTTTCTCGTTCTCCCTTGCGACCTCTTCCTCGCCGACTctactttcttcttctcctcttaccTCGTTGACTCCTCTGCTTACATATTCTCGTTCACGACTGTTTTTCTCGCCGACTCTTCTGCTCTTATCTGTCGACTCTGCTGCTCGCATCTCACCGGCTTGGTCAATCTCACCGACTTCGTCTGCTGCTGCTCTCTCAAAAAGTAATCCCtaatttcttctcttcctcttgctgTGTGGACTGCCACAACGCACGTCCTTGCTTTTTTCGGTGGCCACTGCCACAGACTGGTGTGCCACCAAATAATTACTAGAGACAACAACAATGTTAGACGCTCAGCGACCAAATTTACAAAAATTTGTGAGATTGATGTTGTTGAGGTCAAAGCGGCAGAGAGGCATGCGGATTGCTATCCTACATTGTTCCTCACAGATTTGTGAGATTGCCTCacaaattaatttctaatttgtgaGATTGCTGTTTGGTAGGATAATTTGTGAGGCATGTCGCATGCTTCAACAAATTCTAAGGACTTCAACAAATTTTgctttactatttggtttgttatCTCGGACACTCCTTTTGCATTTATTTCTCAATTCCACTCTAGAATAGGAGATATGACTTGTCAAGAACATCAATGATTTATTCTAAGGACTTCACCAATGATTCACAGATATCCTCTTTTAAAGCTTCTATTTCTTTCTTAAGAAAATCAATTTCCAGATTTTTTATCTTGCAAAGATAGCTCACTTTCTATGAATTCAATTCTTAGTAGCTCTATCTCAACTAGCAATGTTTCCTTTTCTCCATTATGTTCCAAGCCAAAAAGATTTCTTTGCTTGGAAGGTTGACACTTCAGATTTGAATTATTGCACTTCTCTTATGAAGTCTTTTTACACTGCTTCCTCTTATGAAGTCTTTTTGCAATGCTTCCTCACAGTAATAAAAAACCTTTCAAGTTTTCACCACATGTATGAACTCGATCATGTTAAAAGAATATTAGAAACCTTACTATATATACTGGAGCATGGAGATTATAATATTTCTTATACCATGTAGATTGAGGAGCAAAATAAGCAGTAGCATGTGAAAACACTCGCTAACATCCATGTAGTTCATACACAACCTAAGCTAATATTGCATCCTGAGctgttaatttaatatttttttgaatatttactgttttattaatgaaattattCATCATTAATATTATTCTAGCAATGCATATCAAGTTCTAATATTCAACATTTAAATGTCTATTGTTCTTTTAGTATTTTATATTTGGAGATATATATCAAATCTTAaaatttacatgttattattgaTTGTCAAAATATTGAAGGTGCTGAATTAATACAAATAGTCTTTTAATAAATGTAAATGATTAGATAACACTAAAATTATAGTTTTAGAATTGAATGTTATAAAGTTCTCTTATTTTGGTTATAAAACATATctgtatattttctaaaaatgcaGAAAATGTCTACAAATCGTAATTGGATGTGGCATCAAAAAGATGATAATGGTTTTCTTCTCAATGAGTTTATTGAAGGAGTCAAAGGATTCTTAAAGTTTGCCTATGAACATCCAACTTGTATCTATGATAACAAAATAAGATGTCCATGCAGCAAGTGTcgtaatagaaaatttttaaaggaaaAGGATGTGCGTTATCACCTCGTCAAAAATGGATTCACTCGTGGCTACGAGCAATGGCATGCACATGGTGAACCATTACAGAAAACTAATGATTATGAAAGAGTTCATAATGAAGAAGGATCTCGTTATAGAACTATGGTGATTAAAGGTATTGATCAAGATATTGATTGGACTTCACTAAGTAATGAACAACCACCGAATTATGATGCACAGAAattctttgacttattaaaggATGCTGATGAGCCACTATGGAATGGTTGTAAAAATCACACTAAACTTTCAGCTGTGGCACAGTTGTTAAATCTTAAGTCTGAGTATAATCTACCTGAGGCATGCTACGATAGACTTATGTCAATAATAAAAAGTATGTTACCGAAGAGTGATAATTTACCAccaaatttatataaaacaaagaagcaacttgCCAATCTTGGACTTGGTTATAAGAAAATTGATGCGTGTGTGAATAATTGTATTTTATATTATGAAGAATACAAAGACTACAAAGAATGCCCCATTTGCTTTCATCCCAGATTTAAACCCAGGAAGCCTGGAGTGCGGAAAGAAGTGCCTTTTAATGTCTTACGGTACTTACCATTAATACCAAGACTTAAGAGGCTTTatgcatctacatatacttgtgagcacatgacttggcatgcaaaaAATCATTGTGTAGATGGAAAAATGGCACACCCATCTCATGATGAAGCTTGGCAGCATTTTGATTGCACTTATCCTTCATTTGCCTCAGATCCTCGAAATGTGCATCTTGGATTATGCACAGATGGATTCAGCCCATTTAGTCATCAAAGTACCCCTTATTCATGTTGGCCAGTGATTATTACAGTTTATAATCTTCCTCTATGGATGTGCATAGAAAAGCCTTTCATGTTCCTTAACATGGTTATTGCCGGACCAAAGAGTCCAAGAAAAAATATTGATGTTATTTTACATCCTTTAATAGATGAGTTAAAAAAATTATGGATTGCTGGAATTGAAACCTATGATGTGTGTTCTAAACAGAACTTTCAAATGAAGACTGCACTTTTGTGGAcaatcagtgattttccagcatatgCAATGTTGTCTGGTTGGAGTACTCATGGATGGTTGGCATGTCCTTACTGTATGGAACATACTAAATCATTCCAACTTAAATGTGGGAGGAAGGCTTCTTGGTTTGACTGTCATCGCCAATTCTTACCATATGATCATCCTTTTAGAAGACAAGCATATAAGTTCCGAAAGGCTAAGGTTGAAAAAGATTCTCCACCTCTTCGTTTAACTGGGGAAGACATTTATCAAAGAGTAAATAGACTCCCACATGTAACATTTGGGAAACCACTAAGTGTCACCCAACCGATTGATGGATTTGGCAAAATGCATAATTGGGTTAAAAGAAGTATATTTTGTGAGCTACCTTATTGGCAAACAAATCTTATTCGGCacaatttagatgtgatgcatattgagaaaaatgtATTTGATAATGTTTTCAACACTATCATGGATGTCAAAGATAAGACGAAGGATAATGCTAAAGCTAGAAAAGACTTGGAGCAACTTTGTAGCCACCCTGAGTTGCATTTGATTGAGCACGCAAATGGTAAAGTTTACAAACCAAAAGCACCATACACTCTGAGCAAATCACAAATGAAAGAAATATGTGTCTGGGCTAAATCTTTAAAATTTCCAGATGGATATTCATCGAACATATCTCGTTGTGTAAATGAAAGCGAATGCAAGTTTATTGGGATGAAGAGCCATGATTGTCATGTATTTATGCAAAGATTATTGCCTGTTGCATTTCGTGATCTTCTTCCAAAATCAATTTGGGAAGTATTAATAGAATTAAGCAATTATTTTAGGGATATATGCATAACTGTGTTGCAAGTAGAGCACATGGAACAAATTGAACTAAATATTATTGAGATACTGTGCAAGCTTGAAAGGATTTTTCCCCAGCTGTCTTCGATTCCATGGAGCATTTGCCAATTCATCTTGCATATGAAGCTAAAGTGGGTGGACCTGTACACTATAGATGGATGTATCCTTTTGAGAGATATTTTTTAGATAAATTTACTAATTCACGTCGATGATAGTTATATATAtctaataaaaatgtaaaattatttCAGATTTTTGtaccatttgaagaaaaaagtggGTAATAGAGCTCGAGTTGAAGTTTCTATTATTGAAGCTTATATGATAGAGGAAGTCTCAacatttttttcatcatactttgaaCCAAACATCCAATCACGACTAAATCGAATTCCACAAAATGATGATGGAGGAGCAGTAGATTCTTCTAGCGGGTTGTCAATTTTTACTCACCCAGGACGAGCACTTGGCTCTCGAGTTGCAGTTAGATATCTTAAAGATGATGAGTTAAAAGCTGCCCATAGATACATCTTGATGAATTGTGACGAGATCGTTCCACTTATGACGTAATTTCTTTAATCATAcgttctctctcattattttagCAATTGAGAATTCAAAGTCATAATAATCACTTGATAAATGTAGGAAATCTAttgaagtaaagaaacaacaataTTCAGGGATCAATGACAAGGAACTTCAAATATTATG includes these proteins:
- the LOC122039060 gene encoding uncharacterized protein LOC122039060, with the translated sequence MWHQKDDNGFLLNEFIEGVKGFLKFAYEHPTCIYDNKIRCPCSKCRNRKFLKEKDVRYHLVKNGFTRGYEQWHAHGEPLQKTNDYERVHNEEGSRYRTMVIKGIDQDIDWTSLSNEQPPNYDAQKFFDLLKDADEPLWNGCKNHTKLSAVAQLLNLKSEYNLPEACYDRLMSIIKSMLPKSDNLPPNLYKTKKQLANLGLGYKKIDACVNNCILYYEEYKDYKECPICFHPRFKPRKPGVRKEVPFNVLRYLPLIPRLKRLYASTYTCEHMTWHAKNHCVDGKMAHPSHDEAWQHFDCTYPSFASDPRNVHLGLCTDGFSPFSHQSTPYSCWPVIITVYNLPLWMCIEKPFMFLNMVIAGPKSPRKNIDVILHPLIDELKKLWIAGIETYDVCSKQNFQMKTALLWTISDFPAYAMLSGWSTHGWLACPYCMEHTKSFQLKCGRKASWFDCHRQFLPYDHPFRRQAYKFRKAKVEKDSPPLRLTGEDIYQRVNRLPHVTFGKPLSVTQPIDGFGKMHNWVKRSIFCELPYWQTNLIRHNLDVMHIEKNVFDNVFNTIMDVKDKTKDNAKARKDLEQLCSHPELHLIEHANGKVYKPKAPYTLSKSQMKEICVWAKSLKFPDGYSSNISRCVNESECKFIGMKSHDCHVFMQRLLPVAFRDLLPKSIWEVLIELSNYFRDICITVLQVEHMEQIELNIIEILCKLERIFPQLSSIPWSICQFILHMKLKWVDLFLYHLKKKVGNRARVEVSIIEAYMIEEVSTFFSSYFEPNIQSRLNRIPQNDDGGAVDSSSGLSIFTHPGRALGSRVAVRYLKDDELKAAHRYILMNCDEIVPLMTKSIEVKKQQYSGINDKELQILCDQEFPQWLLTYIQEHPFEVDDDIKKLAHGPNRRVSSHKGYFVNGFKFETMEHGRYKATSNYGVCVLGSTVNEYEVDYYGVLEEILELKYYGLKDAIVLFKCHWYDTSDKGMKVHRLGLVEINHKSKLNTNDPFILAAQAQQVYYITSPTIKHERNDWVTTCKVKARGKFGIPFLEEQDENVSPIVEVAYQEEEISHPHLVLTDTDIDDDNIICDVDEEELNSMEIEELHRVMNGKQVIADCESLEEEFEDFESDEETQDETDHDSNNSANEMENYN